Part of the Oryzias melastigma strain HK-1 linkage group LG24, ASM292280v2, whole genome shotgun sequence genome, tcactgaaaTTCTGAAAAAACTGAGACATTTTCAAAAGGGAAATTTAAGAGAGGTTGTCTGCAATCTTTTGAATatcttcaagtaaaaaaaagatattcagatagttacaagatttttttgtaaagtgcAAAGGCTGTGCACataagcataaaaacaacaaaagtgttTACAGTTGCAATCTTCCGTTTGTTAAAACAATTGAACAAAGtcgattttttttcagattacgTCTGTTATTGTGCTTTTgtctattttaatgtttctacACATGGGCTGTAAGCCGGAGAGTGTGTAATCACAGAGCTCTAAATTATGGATGAcaggaaaggggggcggggttgctccgtgccaacaatcctgcccacaactcaggaggggatttccaatgaacttgtgctgttctgcaaaaactatgtacCGTATTtcccggagtataagtcactgATTCTTTTCATAATTTAGCCAGCGGCGCTAATTATACTCGGGAGCGACTTATTTGACGTCAATAGgctgttattttcccagtaaacatcaGTTGTTCTTAGCgattgtttcctctaacaaccaccagagggcactAGATCTGAAGTCctactgacagtggcagaagtgtcgtccaaaacaaacatggaagagaatctgttttcctcttaaactttgatatttttcttgcaCAGGTCAAAGGATttgtattcttgtatttattttttgggtttgGCGGATTttttctgaaacgtcagacatttctccaaaaagtgcaatttatttatggttttcttcttcttgatcagacattttttgctcGTGCGACTTATACGAAAAAACGGGactagaaaacgacagttttttttgtgtaaaaacagcatcattgtagttaaaagtccactggaaacacctttacaatagatcaagagATTGTTGGAGAGATAATATTTCTTTTAGGTTGGTTGTGTGCTTAAttaatcaatatttcaaaagtaaatgaaaagctTTACTTTATGAGCTAACGCTTTCTGCTGAGTCAATGTTATGCCTTAAGCTGTTTAGATCAAAGGTGACTTGAAGTCAACTTGTAGACTTGCAGTGAGTACTAGTTATTGTCGAGATTTGACTGCATTGTCGACCTTGGTTTGAGTTAGTGCGTGGGTCGACATCTTCTCTACAGGAAGGGTCGTCTTCAGGCCGTGCTGGAGTCCAGGAGGCTCATTTTCTCCTTGTTCATCATGCTGTCGTTGGGGAAGCGGGGGTGGAGAGCGACTGCCGTCACCGGCACCGTTTTGGACTTCCTCCTGCGCGATCGGGAGCACGCCAAGTAGAAGATCTCGATCACATTCAGGACGAGGGAGACGCAGGCCACCACCAgcatgaagatgatgaagatggttTTTTCAGTGGGCCGGGACATGTAGCACTCCACGGTGAACGGACACGGTGCCCGAGAGCAGACGATCAGGGGCTCCATGACAAAACCGTACAGGTAGTACTGACCCACAATGAAGGCTATCTCCATGAGGATCCTAAAAAAGATGGAGGTCATGTAGTTCCCAAACAGATCGCCTTTAATCTTGACGTGGCCTTTTTCATCAGAATACTTTGGAACTTTGGTGACCTCCTCGCTGGAGTGAGTTTCAATGTATTCTCTCAGCTTCTTCTCTTTGTGGATGACATGAATGACATGGCCGAGGTAGATGAGGGACGGTGTGGAGACGAAGATGATTTGGATGACCCAGAACCGGATGTGGGAGATTGGGAAGGCGTGGTCGTAGCAGACGTTCTTACAACCTGGTTGTTTGGTGTTACAAACCATGCTGGACTGTTCATCCCCCCAAacctgtcatttaaaaaaacaacatttgcagtatgaatattttcaacaaaaacacaatttctgaagtacaaaaatatagaaagatgataaaaaatttagatatattaatttttttttgttcagatttgtaCAACATAAGGAATAAAttggtgctaaaaaaaaactaagatgttttaaggcccgggggccggatccggccctccagatcattttattttattgttattaaaagcctgatgttatcttatgcttatttctaacttgtataatt contains:
- the LOC112157976 gene encoding gap junction Cx32.2 protein; translated protein: MGEWGFLSTLLNKVQSHSTVVGKVWLSVLFIFRIMVLGAGAEKVWGDEQSSMVCNTKQPGCKNVCYDHAFPISHIRFWVIQIIFVSTPSLIYLGHVIHVIHKEKKLREYIETHSSEEVTKVPKYSDEKGHVKIKGDLFGNYMTSIFFRILMEIAFIVGQYYLYGFVMEPLIVCSRAPCPFTVECYMSRPTEKTIFIIFMLVVACVSLVLNVIEIFYLACSRSRRRKSKTVPVTAVALHPRFPNDSMMNKEKMSLLDSSTA